The genomic interval ataagactgtgcagtcttcttgctagttcgtaaagtgtggtcccagataagactgtgaagtccTCTTGCTAGTacgttaagtgtggtcccagataagactgtgaagtcttcttgctagtacgttaagtgtggtgccagataagactgtgaagtcttcttgctagtacgtaaagtgtggtgccagataagactgtgaagtcttcttgctagttcgtaaagtgtggtgccagataagactgtgcagtcttcttgctagttcgtaaagtgtggtgccagataagactgtgaagtcttcttgctagttcgtaaagtgtggtcccagataagactgtgaagtcttcttgctagtacgtaaagtgtagtcccagataagcgtgaCCAGTCCGAACagactatatatgtatacaagtattGACTTAGATAAAGAATGTTTTAGAGACTTTCTATTGGAAATCGGGTCTTCTTGCTTGTACGTAAAGTgcggtcccagataagcctgtgcagtctgaacagacttattagggacgacacattccgctttatggtatttttcctttaaagaaaatccaatttaggcggaagtgtcgtccctgatcagcgtGTCCGGACTGCACAGCCGAAtaaggacgatacttaacgcacagtCATaaagccagttttcccagagcaaggctcctTTGTATAACTTTCTTTCTTTTAGCCGACTATAGTctccaggcccgtacccaggccatgggcccaggggccccggccccccagctggctgtcgaactatgattttttttaaataatcggcccactgcaattttttctcggcaagggcccacagtatactttccctcaaaacaaaagagcagctatgttttattgtccctgataaacaaggggataaacgctcgccaatcgagataagcctctaggcaatgtgttcttatcgccttgtacacacttccccgatcagtcccccattgtgatcttGAATGCTTTATCTATCGATggtgatgtaacatgtattttgatacgtgcagcgaatggaagcaactgctacaggagttcgtagactatggtctgataattgccgtcgcaagttttttttcttctttgagaaggcccttgacgtatttttcccttctaaaagttttttttttaaaccttttattgggaatttttaggtcccaatatatactttttgcattgagaatagggccctgaatttgaaccggaacaaaaacactgacaaaggtatttaaactgagtatttataatttttgaaaggaaatcactgaaaaagactacgataagatagttaacatgtttgtttaaaagaaaaacagattcataaatttgccgagcaagagataagaatttggcagaattcagtatttaaaataattgagtaccgagaattgagtaatatcagcctattaatggctcattggtaaaaaaatgaaaattgaaacaacaaatcgatctcattatagaagttaacctgatccagtgtagaaaaatattgtataattaaattatttttttccttgaatttgtttgaaaacagtaaaatatgttaaattgattatttaagactttcattatttccccaaaaaattaggcgtttcgcgcatttttttctcaaaaatgacaaggtctttcccaaaaatcaaattaaaaaaaacctgtgacgttattgaatTGTGGAAataaatggtggaagcaatacgagagttgatgtggataatcgtcagtttaaacctgtaagtttcggaaatctaaagcttttaatattgttgtgaattcacaccaatgtttaaagtttaagacttccgaaatgtgctgatttacttgttatattccattaattcatatcacaaaatacgttttttataagcattaaaattcaccttgcaaagtgccaaattaaaaaaaagtatatatatatggagggggggacccctcccaaaccctccccggttgggccccccagtaaaaaaaaatcctgggtacggtcCTGGTCTCTGCATCCGCAGTATAAACTTCTCTATCGACGGCAGATTTATCTACTATATAAGCTACGGATCCCTCGAATTTCATAACACTGCCACACTGCAAGTAATTCTTCCTTTGTTCGGGGTTTTACACACATCTTTATCCATGTAAAATCTTTACATGCAGTAACGATTCAGAAGGCTTACAAACACAAGTAACGTAAATAATTTCAGTTCTtcgtttaaaaataaacttataacatttattaaataaataatacaaaataatacaaaaatacatacatacaaacataaaaaatatatacatataacatatataacataaataaatactatgacTTTGGTTAAGaacaaaaatgatatttattcaacAACTCATGGTTCGGCCTGTATCAACGATTACGATTACAAGATGTGGCATATTTTCACGGCATCGTGCACCGCTCTTCGCGACAGGAGAAAGATCGTCTGGAACACACACATGATCTGAAAGGCGCGCGCACTGTTGACATGGTAACGGTGGTAACGATTGCAAAAGACAACAAATTCAGGGTGTGGGATCGATCCCGGGACAAAAAGAGGGCCACAGATCGGCAGGCCAAATCGAGTAACTagcgataattaaaaaaaatatataaaatataaaaaatattctggtaaaacggggattaatgcatttgcgttacgtgtcaacccagattagatcatgcagtccgcacaggcgaacCAGGAACGACAGTTGTCGCTTAGACTGGGTTTtactttagaagagacttcctttaaacgaaaaattctattcaagcgaaaagtgtcgtccgtaattagcctgtgcagattcacAAACcgatcttggacaacacttttcgcacatgcattaaactcttttttcgcagagtgcggctcatatataactatatattttacttattttaggGCTGTTTCGTTTCCggtttcgtttcaattttaacgtcatttattatattttattaagttcaAGTTGTTATTTTTAGCGCATGTTTTAGTCCTCTTGATTCGCGACTTTAATAACATAcaacttatttatatttatttttgttgtaaagaaatatttcaGAGAAACGTATTTgcttattatataacttaaaaattatattagttaaaggttacacatattattcaataaaacaacaacggGGACTGTGTGCGCAGagagaaaaacacatttcaatgGCCTCgctataaagtaaaaatacaccgCAATAGCATTAAGAAAACtaacaattattctttaattagcCTCAATAAAGTCTGTTTACACAGAAAGAGTTTTCCGGCGGACCACCATAACAATTATATTAGTTGAATGTTTAATATTACACATTATTGTTTTTTGGAAATATTAATTTCGTTATCAAGTAAAATACACTGCAATATCATTCGGAACACtaacattttttctttaattactggTAGCCTCAATATAGTCTGTCTCCACAGGACGTGTTCCACTGGGCCACCAGGATGCGTTGTTCGTGACCGGCAGTGCGAGAGAGGACTCACCGAACAAAGTCGGCGTGTATGATGTCGGCAGACTGGAATACCGCGCCATCCGAGAACTTGTTAGACGACGGGTTTTATTTCGCTCTTTGCTAATTGTATGTGTATTGCTCCCATTTGCTTCAATGAATTTCGACAACATATAATGATGACGTCTATATGAGCCCCGTTCTGTGAAAAGTAGCGTTCATTcacgtgcgtaaattgtcgtcccagattagcctgtgcagtccgcacaagctaatcaggaacgacaatttccACGTTTGTTGAATTTTTTCGTTAACataaagtctcttttaaacgaaatttcagtgtggaaactgtcgtccctgattaccctctgcggactgcacactcTACGCAATGCGTTAAGCCCAGTCTTTCCCAGAACGCCGCTCATATAAATAATCCATTAAttacagttttgttttcaaatattttttattgagtttctTTTATGTAATTATTCTTTCTACACTTAAAACGTCCATATTTTGGTAAAATGTTGCATTCCCCCTGAAAATTATTCGATACTTAAGATACGTTCATGATTAATTTGATTACAAAACAGTCCAATTAAGTAAACttttcaaaaaataacaaaatatcgtgcgtcataCTTGCAAACGTTATATTCATCAGTAGGTGGCCTGCAATGCAAACATGAGGTTTTACGAAGCAGACAACAGATCAGTGGTCATGGAAATTTACGATCAGTTTTACTTGTTTGATCTTGAAAAGATGGACGTCAGCATCGTGTTTCCGGGTCGAGTAGTCGATACACGAGTGTGTATCTTGACCAAACGGAAGCGTACGTACAATTCtaatttacattttacaattcATGTGTGGAGGTGGCAGTATTCACAACATAGTTATTAAATATTCCGGTCATGGTGTGTCATTACTATTCCGCGTCACTAAGAAATCAAATTCATGATTTAAAGATTTTGCTAACTGAACGATTTGGGTCAGAACGTGTTAGAAACCGTTCCGCCCACTGTATCTCTGTCAATGACGTCATTCTTCCATTGTAGAACTCCTCGTGACGTCACGTTTTGGCAAGAACGTGAAACGGTACAACATCACAAACGGCTGCATTGACGCCATAATAAAAACTGGACACAAGAAGGAGATCTACCAAGTTGTGGTAAGTTTTTATACCTTTCTCAACATTATGTCATATGCCACCTGTACTTTACAAGTGTAGTAGCAAGCAGTGAACATCTCAAAACTGTAttgctgtttgtttttttaatgttgtgaCGAACATTTACATTCGCAAGTGATGTGTTCATATGTATACGACCATTCTCCccatacctctgattcaagtaggccAGTTAACAGATCTGATAAAAGCATGTGTACTTAGTAATTGGAAATCAGTTAGCCAattaaaagtgtatgttaactGGCCGCCACGATATGACTTgtatactgttgaaaacggtTATCAATGTAAATAAACCCCGTTCTgcgaaaaatgggcttaatgcatgtgcgtaaagagttatttcagataagcctgtgcagtccgcacagacttatcagggacgacacttttcgcttttacggAATTTCTCGTTAAAAGAAGATCTATTCCTGAGCGAAAATCAAGTCAAGGCGGAAAATGTCCTCactgcgaactgcacaggctaatctgggacgacactttacgtacatgccttaagccctgttttcacagagcgaggctcatatcgcTGTTTTACAGGTAAACGATCCGGGAACGCTCGCCGCAGTAACGGTTGAAATGGGACCCGTAATGGTGATGGACCTTGTCACCCACTCTCGCATGTATGAGATCTCAAACAGTACGTACAGGAGATGCGACAGTATCTTTACCTTTCAGAATTAAACATACGTTGGAATTTCGCGGCATATATCGTTcaatatattttaaggtttacGGCGTCTCTTTTTCTGTGTACGCATTACATACTAGCATGACATATACTACCAACAAAGCTTTTAAATGTTGTTGTCAAGATCAGCTTATGGTTTTCGCTCCATATGTTATAAGACTACGAAAGTGTTATCGACCAATCAACTATTAAGTATGAACGTATGTTTTATACCAATGAGTCTCTCTCTTCCTGTTAATCTGTTGAAGAAATTCagttttattcaaacaaatatttattttctgtaaacACATGTTTGCACCCTTGTCGCTAATTTGATTGCCTTTATAACTTATATTATCCGCGTTCTGTgaatactgggctaaatgcatgtacgtaaaatgtcgtcccagattagcctgtgcagtccacacaggcttatcagaaacgACCCTTTCTGCATAGAATGGATTTTCGTTTatatgagacttcctttaaacgaaacatttcataaaGGCCGTaagttcacaggctaatctgggaggattctttacgaacatgcattaagcccagttttccaagaacgaggcataGATAAGTTCCGCGCTAGTTTTAGGCCGGCGGTACGGAGGGAGATACATGCTGTTCGACTCCTACATGTTGTTGAACAGAGTCAGCAGCCGCTTGTTCTTCATCGGAGGTTACGTGGGCGAGCGCACAGACAATGAAGTTCAACTTTTCTCCTGGGACACTGAACAAATTAGGCTGTTTGTCCCGTTCTTGCAAATAGATCAGTTTTTTTATCGACGAGTTTCCTATCTTTTTATTACATGATTTTACCAATAAAACGAcatacattatattatttgtataactgaCCACTGATATGTACACCCACAATTGTTCATATTGAGACTGGAATGACATCGATCTTTTCTGGTCAATTCAGAGGCAACTATATATTTCTATATCCAAACATCATTTCCCGTGTATTTAAACTATTATATACAAAGGCTCGCTTTCCACCAACATTATTTATCtcgtttgataaaatatggttttaaatgacAACGCATGTCagatcttttatattttgaatcacATAAGAACACATACAGATATCGCAATCGAAGTTTGTTCTTACTTTTCATGTAAGTATTATGAAGGTCCTTATCTAATGAGACGAGttcttttaaaactgttttctatgcacgtgcttaaagtgtcattccagattagcctgtggagtccgcacaggctaatcaggtacgacactttccgcatatactggattttctttttgtagagacttcctataaacgaaaaaaaacCCGGAAAGTGTCCTtctagattagtctgtgcagttaccataggctaatctgggacgacactttacgcacatgcaccaaGCCCAGTCATCCCACAACGAGGTTCGAATGTATGTTTCAGAGATAGAAACTATTGAGCTATGTGACAGAGAGGCCGTCAAAATGGTCATGGCAAACGTTTATCGTCTCGAAGACGACCGTATTATGACCACGGGAAAAGGCGACAACTATGACTTCCGAGTGTATGACGTCAATGTATAGCCGACAGTGTAGCTCCGGACTAGACTGCGCGATTGTgcaagctggtctggagctacgctggccgcataaaACGCGACTTATGTTTTAACTGTTCACATATGTATAACTTAGCATgtgtgtaaaacaaaaacaaacagtgcaTATTAATACATGAAATAACACGTGGACCATATAGATGCAGaaaatcaatcattttgtaaataagtaaTCAATGGTTTGAGATTATAAATCGTTTATGACGGCAAAATAATTTGGAATATTTCTTGTAATTTCGTGAAAATTGCAGAGACCACACGATATGAAATTACACGTAAGTATTGTTCTAGCCGGATAAGAAGAAATGTTAAGTCGTAAGTTATTTTACACATGGAACCCCGGGAATCCCATTGGAGCTACAATTTGTTTTAGATTTTTTACGTCCAGATATTAAACCTTAGGCtattaatttcatgttttttcaaTATTACTCTTTCTTAGCCTGTTTAAAACCATACATTCTACAAGTTGCCCGTGAGCAAATCGCTTGATCGCACCCTGCGCATTGATTCAACTCGGGTTTGTTCGTCCTTGCGTAGATTTATCTGTCACTGAATGAGTCATAATGAGCCACATAACGTTGCCGTTGTAAACATTACATAATTTGGTGAtggtttatataaattttaatagtTATTCGACATGACTAGATAATAATCCACACAATTCTGCTATCCATGCTTTTCTGTCAATGTCACAGGAATACAgtccttattatattattttatattcagtTCGACACCCTGCACTGGAGCGCCGATGGAACGTTTTTCTACACAACCAGCGATAACTTCTGGAAACACAAGGCTCCTGACGTCATCACGTGGACTATTCACCATGGAAACCAACCCACATCGACGCCTGGGGCTAAACGCAGTCTTCCCTTATATTCAACCAAAGGTGACatacatgttattgttatttcttttCTGTTGTACTTTTGTACAACTGccacaacaactacttctacttctacttctactgttaCTAGCGGACGTGATACTTCTGCATATGTATGATCCAGGTAAACATACACATTTCAAACAAGAGTTCTAACTTTTATTCAAATTGTCTCCCCTTTCTTAGCCAACCTGCCTCGTCTTACGATCAACGCTCCTGAATACGTCTAAACGGGCTACCAACCGGAAGTGGGAGATCCCGACACGGGCGATGAGATATTTGATTATAGAGTCCCAAAGTAATGACGAAGGCGATGCGATGCGGTGCGAAAACAACCATTACATTGAACACACTCAGTGTTAGACATACTTATTATTAGCAACTACATAATGTTTTCCGCGTTCGGAATTTATTTAATGATGTCGGATTACCATCGATTCTAAACAATTTCGTGATCGACCATATCATTTATTATTCAATCAATTAGTATACGATATATTTGAATTGGTCCTAATTAACTGTCTGTAAGGAAAATTTACGAAAACCGAAGACAAGATGAATACATTTGCTTCAAAATATACAAGCGATAAACATTAATAGCGGCACATCAGAAACCTCGCCATGTGATGGTACAGTGGATCAGTATCGGGTTCGAACACCAAACATCATGGTTTCCATGGTTTCCACCTGCATTTTTCTCAAAAtacgtgtttacattttgttgacctttttatgaaattattttaagttttaaatatgttattatatattaattttatttatattatagtgTACTGTTTATGTCAGAGCAATACAAGTAACAACATAACTCAGTCGCATTTTCTTTGAGGTGCAATTCTGCCAAGTAGTTCGTGTATCTGACTATAAACTGTTATCGTATGCAGTTGGTGTCAAGGCGGATGTTTACACATAATTTTGCCCACAAACTCGTTCATATACAAAGTCCATAAACAGATAATTATCGAATAGACATACAACTATATAGAAAAATACGTAATTGGCTTTGTGTTGCTGTAATTAGGATACCGAGCGGATGAGATGTGGCCGCATTATACATGCATGTATGCAGGTCTCATCAAATATCCATATCAATTATAAACGGTACTTATTATCTTAATTCAGATTCGGCTACGATTATTTACGGTTTCAACGAAATATTCATAAGGGCCAGATTACATTTATCGTGAAATAAGATGCCAGAGTCTTTGCAAACATAATATAACTGACCGAAATCAGtttctttttcggcgtaagctgcataagccagcttttcaccctgacttgacctttgtaagtgtccaataaaattcaaataaaatttcccgcggctaggtacgaatgaatacacttcatttattccattggctgatttgagtataccaccagaacattggaaacatatccgcgtctttgtaacactgttttactgtatgaaacaattttatctctaatgaaaaaggcttaatagatagaacagttttacactcaattctcgacatcaatacagtttgtgcgtacaccttttattttcagagtattaccagcgcaaaagcgtttatacttaaaaggctatgttctcatatttagtacttacttccatattcctgtcaacatgttaacatgtaaaagtataaagagcagtggaagcgaggcctcactttaaagaattgcatttcaacccgcgaggtttcgggtcaagtcgcggacattcagagtttatatacaggtcatcaccggagttcgcggtcagtaaaataatcgttatataataaagacgctatccgtgaactaggtgacctggaattttctttagaccagaaatatgttaaaagaagatattcagcaatataattatggtatgtcaataatagattcttaatgtgttttcaacaatacaatgataaatattattatttaataaatttaacaataattattccaccatattgcctaatgtactaaagtgatattatgagcatgtaacagtttataggtgtctatcgcaaccgttgattatttttgatgtttctacttcatatacacttatagtaattaatgcagcatcaacatactaaaacaatataccagaaagagaaaaataatgcatttgaatattaaccgtactttcgtttgacaactgatcatgcgtttacgagttgaacctaaatttagttttagtgcagatttgttcatacgacacaaagacacaatattgttttacggatcatttcggcttacaggactgggtgggtcacgtaagaatatcgaatataaaatatatttttataaacaactggtagcaaggtgagttgcagataattgatcagtaaccacattttaactaactattttgacctgttaattcttttcagctcaattcaacagtgcaaaatgcccataatatcactttaagcatgagcacgatgattctcgatactgttaataatcgaatcaaatagcaatgcccgacagaccactaaaacaggtttgttctcgtgtggccggttgactcatatgtttaaatttcacttccattcttcttttggttttctgttttgtatctataggtttatgaccagcaatatgttataatgtaaaataagccgcgaaaactccccgtaacatcccgtactgcgtgtgatgcagctaagaactgcacagaaaaagacattcgctatccttgatctcattcattaaactatttacgccgtatatcttttttaaagatatttcttgttacgaTATAGTATACTATTAACACTGTATTAAAATCTTCATATTTTGTTGCAGCTAAATTAACttgttttacaaatgtttatttggTACTGTAAAATCAGTACATGATTTTGCTACCTCTTCTCTTTATTTATACATAGTGGATcaatttacaatttattaaacagtCTTTACTAAGTCTATCAAGACTAAGtaaaaatcataataattaaaaaaaacttaactgGCTCGTTTTCTCTTTCAAGTCGTGGTTTACATGACCACTTctcttttaaaactttaaaagctcATTTACCTTTGCTTTGTTAGTTTCCCGATTAAAAGAACTTAAATTACCGGTAGATGTTTTAATTTCGATTTCTTTGATATTGACAGATCAATGTTTTACAAGGTCTTATTAACACAAAtgtgagtacatgtataaatttatgaATATATTGTTTGTGCCCATATCCTTTTCTAACTCCCGATGCATTgacttttaagataaataaaataaagttgaacATAGTTAAATGTCGTTCagaatatttcaacatgaacatgtcatttaaattcataactggttattcaaatttatattaatttcttaaAAAGATGTTCTCGACATGCCTGTATTTAAAAcgctataaatataaatatttcaaagcggttgTCAGCAACATCAACATTTTGAGCACAAATGgtacgaatttcataaagatcaaaAAGCGAATGTCAAGAAGTAATCAAGCAGTCGCTACTCTCAAGATTGATATCTGCTACAACGAAATTGGCACgcaatatttttgtcaaatttttaTTGAGGAAAAGCAAATAACAAGAAGCAGTTGAGCATTCTTTTGCCACCTTGCGATGGTCTCATctgaataaatactaaatacaggtgtaaaacagttacaattaaatataacataaaggtttcaaaaaaacaacaacattgttttcATTCAACATTGAATTCGAAATAGGATTCGGTTGAAATCAATGCAAAATCTGAACCATATGACTTAACTAGGTctgaaagcggacagtgtcgcccctgattagtcggtgtggactgcacaggctaatctgagacgacacttaacgcatatgcattaaacccgatttttccagagcgaggcgaaaatgattttacagattTAGGATATCAAAGAATTGTGAATGGAACATCACGAAATATACCGGTAAGcaacaaaaaaatattgatgCAAATGTCATGTGCATCCAGATTCCCGCGAAAAGCGCTATAGGTTTGAATTATG from Dreissena polymorpha isolate Duluth1 chromosome 1, UMN_Dpol_1.0, whole genome shotgun sequence carries:
- the LOC127833674 gene encoding uncharacterized protein LOC127833674 isoform X1 gives rise to the protein MRFYEADNRSVVMEIYDQFYLFDLEKMDVSIVFPGRVVDTRVCILTKRKQLLVTSRFGKNVKRYNITNGCIDAIIKTGHKKEIYQVVSEAHIAVLQVNDPGTLAAVTVEMGPVMVMDLVTHSRMYEISNILGRRYGGRYMLFDSYMLLNRVSSRLFFIGGYVGERTDNEVQLFSWDTEQIRLFVPFLQIDQFFYRRVSYLFIT
- the LOC127833674 gene encoding uncharacterized protein LOC127833674 isoform X4, with amino-acid sequence MRFYEADNRSVVMEIYDQFYLFDLEKMDVSIVFPGRVVDTRVCILTKRKQLLVTSRFGKNVKRYNITNGCIDAIIKTGHKKEIYQVVVNDPGTLAAVTVEMGPVMVMDLVTHSRMYEISNSTYRRCDSIFTFQN
- the LOC127833674 gene encoding uncharacterized protein LOC127833674 isoform X2 translates to MRFYEADNRSVVMEIYDQFYLFDLEKMDVSIVFPGRVVDTRVCILTKRKQLLVTSRFGKNVKRYNITNGCIDAIIKTGHKKEIYQVVVNDPGTLAAVTVEMGPVMVMDLVTHSRMYEISNILGRRYGGRYMLFDSYMLLNRVSSRLFFIGGYVGERTDNEVQLFSWDTEQIRLFVPFLQIDQFFYRRVSYLFIT
- the LOC127833674 gene encoding uncharacterized protein LOC127833674 isoform X3 — encoded protein: MRFYEADNRSVVMEIYDQFYLFDLEKMDVSIVFPGRVVDTRVCILTKRKQLLVTSRFGKNVKRYNITNGCIDAIIKTGHKKEIYQVVSEAHIAVLQVNDPGTLAAVTVEMGPVMVMDLVTHSRMYEISNSTYRRCDSIFTFQN
- the LOC127855595 gene encoding uncharacterized protein LOC127855595 encodes the protein MHQAQSSHNEVRMYVSEIETIELCDREAVKMVMANVYRLEDDRIMTTGKGDNYDFRVSTPCTGAPMERFSTQPAITSGNTRLLTSSRGLFTMETNPHRRLGLNAVFPYIQPKPTCLVLRSTLLNTSKRATNRKWEIPTRAMRYLIIESQSNDEGDAMRCENNHYIEHTQC